The DNA segment AATCAACCAACCAAATCCCAACCAAACCCTCCTGGTGCGTCGCCGTTCTTTACCTTTGCAGCAATTAATTAAGGAAATGAACGTTTTTAGTAACAACGTCATGGCAGAAATGTTGGCGCAATCGGTAGGAGGCGCGGCTGTAATGCAGTCAAAAGCTGCCAAATTTGCTGGAGTCCCGGAAGCAGAAATTCAGTTAATTAACGGTTCAGGACTAGGGGTAGACAATCGGATTTCTCCGAGAGCGACCTGTGCTATGTTAATGGCAATTCAACGGGAAGCAACCACTCATAAAATTAATGTCGCTGACTTGTTTCCTACCTCTGGATTTGATCGTCGGGGAACAATGCAATACAGAAATATGCCTCATGCTACCGTGATGAAAACTGGTACTTTGCGGGAGGTGAGTGCTTTAGCCGGAGTGATCCCCACACGCGATCGCGGTTTGGTGTGGTTTGCTATTATTAACCGTGGCCCACAAATCCCAGCTTTCCGCGCTAATCAAGACAAGCTGTTACAAGCTCTTGTAAAACAGTTAGAAGTAGCTCCTAATATTCCCCCTACCATTACTCCTCACTCTCCTAAATATTTTTCACCTGAATTAGGTGCAGTTAGTCGTAACGAAATTTTGTTAGGCAAAAATAAGACTAATTTGTAATTCGTAATTCGTAATTCGTAATTAAACATATCATACTCCTCCTGTTCCTTAATTACGAATCCCTGCATCTTGAGGGATAATTTCCGTGACTACTCTGCGGCCAGATTGACCACTTTTTACTGTAATGTCCTCTGTTTGCAGATTACCAACGGCTGTTTCACCTGTAAAATTTATTGGTGGGTCAACTTGACGATAAATAACATTTCCCTGAGCCTCTAATAATTTCTTGTCCAGATACCAACTTAATTGATTAGATTTTAGGGACTGGCGACGTTGCCCTATAGCGGTGACATTACCTACTAAATTCACAATTTTTTGCTGTATTTTCATTTCGCCTTGATTGGCGGTTACAGTCACATTCTCGGCGCGCTGGACAACAGTGATAGGGGAATTTGTCTTCACAGTTTCTGCGTTCATGTCCCAGGTCATAGAGTCACTAGCTATTTGCGTGGCTGGGTCTATTAATTCTATCCGGGCATTTTTTTTGATCGTAGCAACTTTAGTTTTTAAGTTGACTTCAGCCGCATCTCCCTGGCCACGGTCAGTAATTTTGTTGTTGTTGTAACGGTCAATTTGTATGGAGCGATCGCTAATTAATATTTGTTCTTGAATCCGCCAAGTTAAATGCTCAGTTCGCATTTGCATTTGGGGATCAACCGAGTTGGCTATTACGCCACCAGAAAATTCTATGCGCTGTTCGCGAGTTTTGACTCGTGCTTCTTGCGCTACTGCTTGTAATTGTTTATGAGTCCCATTTAGTTGGTTACGCACAATTAATAAATCTTCTTGAGGCAACCATTCTAATTCATTACCTTGCAATACAATGCCATTTACAGGATCTGTAGCGAGGATCTTTCCCTTGAGAAATAGCTTTTGACCATCTTGTTCAATATCTGCTGTTTCGGCTTGGATTTGGTAAACAGGTTTGCCATCTTGGTATAGTTCACCGACGGGACTTTCCGCCTGACCAATTTGTTTTTCTTTAGTGTATATTGCCTTCTTCGAGCGGACTTTCCAAACAGGTCTTCCTACTTCGTCTGCTTGTTCTAAGGTGACATCAAAGAAGGTCAAATTGCTTTCTTGGGGAGATGAATCGGCATCATTTGATTGAGAAGCTGTAGGGGTTCTACCCCCACAAGCAACTAATCCCAGTACTAATAAAAAAGTTAAAGGCAGGTAAAACAAATTTGCTTTTAGTTGTAAAAAATTAAAAGACAGTGATGAAAATAATCGGGGTAAATCTTGTGGATTTTGCCCTTTTTCAGCACAATTTACGCTCTTTTTCTGCCTGCCTTTGGGATAATTCATTAATCTTGAATTTCTAACTGTTGATCAGCTTCTCTGATATCTTCCAGAAAACCCATGCTCGATAAAGGTCGATATGGATAACTTTGGCGCGGGTTTTTTTGGATATCTTCTTTGATGGCTTCTAAATCAATATAGCGATCGCTAACATTGATTAAACTATCACTGGTCATTGAGCGCAAACTCACAACCTCTACGCGCACACCACGATAGCTGACTGAATTTACCGCATAGGCCAAATCCCCATCACCACTGACTAAAACTGCGGTATCATAAGAATCCACCAAAGCCATCATATCTACGGCAATTTCTACATCCAGGTTGGCTTTCTTTGAGCCATCAGGTAACTGTACTAAATCCTTAGCGATGACTCGGTAGCCATTGCGACGCATCCACAACAGAAACCCTTGTTGCTTTTCGTTTGTGCGGTCTACACCAGTGTAAAAGAAAGAACGCAAAAGTCTAGAACCGCCAGTTAATCGGCATAGTAGCTTCGTGTAGTCAATTTCGATTCCCAGTTGTAATGCCGCATAAAACAGGTTGGAACCATCAATAAATATAGCTACACGACCTCGATTCTCTAACACTTGTTCCGGTGTAAATATTGAGTCACTTTCCAAATTATTCAACATTGTTGTCATACCTCATTATTATGCTTGTTATATTTGATACGGATTTACCGAGATTTTATGCTAGAACGGCTTATGATAAGGTTTCGGAGCTAATAAGTTAAGCCCCGATCAGTTTTTTGAGAAAATTAGAAAATTGAACAAAATCAAAAAATGAAGGAAAAAAGTTAAAAATGCTAATCGTTTTTGGGAATTTCTATACGCTTAAACACTGGTTGTGGTTTACCCAACGATTTTTCACTGCTTAGTACCCCCCATTGGGCATGGGTAGTAAAAGGGGCAAGCATTGAAGCTTTTATTTGATCATTAAAGTCAATTCCAAAGCCCAGTTGCTGATAAATAGCGCTACTGATATTCGGAATTACTGGGGATAGAAGATAAGCTGCTAGTCTAACAGATTCTAGAACTGCGTACAGGACTGTTTCCACTTCCTGCTGCTTTCCTTGTTTATATAGCGACCAAGGGGCTTGATCATCAATAAACTTATTGCTAGTTCGTACCAGTAAAAGGGTAGCTTCGCAGGCTTGGTTAAAGGCTAGCGCTTCATAAGCTTGTTGTACCTTGTCCCCTAGACGTAAACCAATTGCTTTCAATGGATTTTCGTCATTAATGCCTTCATTTGCAATTGTTAGTCCATCATCACTACAGTATTTCTTCACCATGTTTAAGGTACGATTTAGCAAATTACCTAAGTCATTGGCCAAATCTGCATTCAAAACATTAATGAATCTAACTTCATTAAAATCGCCATCTTTGCCAAATTCGATTTCCTTAAGGAAGTAATAACGAACGGCATCACTACCATAACTTTGAACTAGTCCTATGGGATCGAGGGTATTACCCAGAGACTTACCCATTTTTTGACCATCTTTAGTTAAAAAACCATGCCCAAATACTTGACTTGGCAGGGGTAAACCAGCCGACATCAGCATAGCTGGCCAATAAACTGCATGGAATCGCAGAATATCTTTACCAATTAAATGCAGGTTGATTGGCCACCAAGTTTCTAAGGCATTAGCTAAAGTTGGTTCTGCATCTGGTTCTAGTAATGCGGTGACATAAGCTAGCAACGCGTCAAACCAGACATAAAGGGTATGGTGGGGATCAACGGGTACAGGGAAACCCCAGTCCAAATTGACCCGCGAAATGGAAAAGTCCTGTAATCCTTGGCTGACAAAGCTCAAGACTTCATTCCGACGACTTTCGGGTTGAATAAAGTCTGGTCGAGACTGGTAAAACTCTTCAAGTTGAGTTTGGTATTGAGATAGACGAAAAAAGTAGTTTTGCTCGTCCCGCCACTCTACTTCCTTGTTAGTATGAATAGGGCAGCGTTTTCCCTCTAGTAGTTCCCGTTCTTCTTTAAATTCTTCGCAAGATACGCAGTACCAACCCTTCTGCTTTCCTTGGTAGATGTCGCCTTTGTCCCAGACTCGCAAGAAGAACTCTTTGACGATGGCTTCGTGACGATTGGCTGTAGTGCGACTAAAGCGATCATGTTGAATATTTAATAACTGCCATAACTTGATAAAGCTAGGCACAATTTCGTCACAAAACTCTTGTGGCGGTTTCCCTAAACTTTCTGCTGAACGCTGAATTTTCTGCCCGTGTTCATCTGTACCTGTAATCAGCAATACTTGATGCCCTAACAGCCTGTGAAAGCGCGCCACCACATCTGCTGCCATCGTTGTGTAAGCACTGCCAACGTGAGGAACATCATTTACATAATATAGGGGTGTTGTCAATGCAAATCTTTTTTCTGTTTTATCCACTAAATTCATACAGAATAAAAAAATAAATTATTAAAAGG comes from the Nodularia sp. NIES-3585 genome and includes:
- the lptC gene encoding LPS export ABC transporter periplasmic protein LptC produces the protein MNYPKGRQKKSVNCAEKGQNPQDLPRLFSSLSFNFLQLKANLFYLPLTFLLVLGLVACGGRTPTASQSNDADSSPQESNLTFFDVTLEQADEVGRPVWKVRSKKAIYTKEKQIGQAESPVGELYQDGKPVYQIQAETADIEQDGQKLFLKGKILATDPVNGIVLQGNELEWLPQEDLLIVRNQLNGTHKQLQAVAQEARVKTREQRIEFSGGVIANSVDPQMQMRTEHLTWRIQEQILISDRSIQIDRYNNNKITDRGQGDAAEVNLKTKVATIKKNARIELIDPATQIASDSMTWDMNAETVKTNSPITVVQRAENVTVTANQGEMKIQQKIVNLVGNVTAIGQRRQSLKSNQLSWYLDKKLLEAQGNVIYRQVDPPINFTGETAVGNLQTEDITVKSGQSGRRVVTEIIPQDAGIRN
- a CDS encoding NYN domain-containing protein, whose product is MLNNLESDSIFTPEQVLENRGRVAIFIDGSNLFYAALQLGIEIDYTKLLCRLTGGSRLLRSFFYTGVDRTNEKQQGFLLWMRRNGYRVIAKDLVQLPDGSKKANLDVEIAVDMMALVDSYDTAVLVSGDGDLAYAVNSVSYRGVRVEVVSLRSMTSDSLINVSDRYIDLEAIKEDIQKNPRQSYPYRPLSSMGFLEDIREADQQLEIQD
- the metG gene encoding methionine--tRNA ligase yields the protein MNLVDKTEKRFALTTPLYYVNDVPHVGSAYTTMAADVVARFHRLLGHQVLLITGTDEHGQKIQRSAESLGKPPQEFCDEIVPSFIKLWQLLNIQHDRFSRTTANRHEAIVKEFFLRVWDKGDIYQGKQKGWYCVSCEEFKEERELLEGKRCPIHTNKEVEWRDEQNYFFRLSQYQTQLEEFYQSRPDFIQPESRRNEVLSFVSQGLQDFSISRVNLDWGFPVPVDPHHTLYVWFDALLAYVTALLEPDAEPTLANALETWWPINLHLIGKDILRFHAVYWPAMLMSAGLPLPSQVFGHGFLTKDGQKMGKSLGNTLDPIGLVQSYGSDAVRYYFLKEIEFGKDGDFNEVRFINVLNADLANDLGNLLNRTLNMVKKYCSDDGLTIANEGINDENPLKAIGLRLGDKVQQAYEALAFNQACEATLLLVRTSNKFIDDQAPWSLYKQGKQQEVETVLYAVLESVRLAAYLLSPVIPNISSAIYQQLGFGIDFNDQIKASMLAPFTTHAQWGVLSSEKSLGKPQPVFKRIEIPKND